A window from Setaria italica strain Yugu1 chromosome VIII, Setaria_italica_v2.0, whole genome shotgun sequence encodes these proteins:
- the LOC101754044 gene encoding PHD finger protein At1g33420 isoform X2, with product MAQLCETRCQSCNHGMSYDDPEDWDYRQLDNPRHLLHGIVHDNGFGHLVRINGREGGSGVLTGTQLMDFWDRLCTYLRVRKVSLMDVSKKYGTDYRILHAVTTGHSWYGQWGFKLSKGSFGITSKEYFEAIDSLSSTPLSHFFPHSRSPRNQLQDTISFYQSLSKHPLTTIRELFHYVLGLATSNKMHIHYGSMHKTEQSHTNIQDTWDDEEIKRATDIALKVLRAVGRTRWVAMRTLKAAISHPIGSPQLVDYCLKTLAARTVDGLTVAVRCNDETNTLEYRLTDETVLLPNVSMPTRDHLRRDIKFLHDVLLHPHTMNPYKPEKDYEHAKRSAMILLDCKQLTKHYDLEQEFLPQNPSMLHIWCHVELLDQVGDLPSIPQELLTLPQTATVADLKLEATKTFRDIYLMLQTFVANQLLDCGTASESTQLKLLFGANGNVRVQGKCIGGERRVGIYRMERGVDKWTVSCSCGATDDDGERMLSCDSCHVWQHTRCAGISDFHQVPKRYVCKSCKFLNKPKRPRPVYSNGPNKRCKTGTGAFSLVGGGFLKPHIF from the exons ATCCAGAAGACTGGGACTATAGGCAGTTAGATAATCCACGCCATTTGTTGCACGGCATTGTTCATGACAATGGCTTCGGCCACCTTGTCCGGATAAATGGCAGAGAGGGTGGTTCCGGTGTTCTGACAGGGACTCAACTGATGGATTTCTGGGATCGGCTCTGCACATACCTCAGAGTCAG AAAGGTCTCGTTGATGGATGTCTCTAAGAAGTATGGAACTGACTACCGGATATTACATGCTGTCACCACTGGTCATTCTTGGTATGGCCAATGGGGATTCAAACTCAGCAAGGGAAGCTTTGGAATCACATCAAAAGAATACTTTGAAGCTATAGACAGCCTTTCCTCAACCCCATTATCGCACTTCTTCCCACATTCCCGATCTCCTCGAAACCAGCTACAAGATACCATTTCATTCTACCAATCCCTTTCAAAGCACCCTCTCACCACAATCCGTGAACTTTTCCACTATGTGCTGGGGCTTGCCACCAGCAACAAGATGCATATCCACTATGGGTCAATGCATAAAACAGAACAATCGCATACCAACATTCAAGACACATGGGATGATGAGGAAATAAAGAGAGCAACAGACATTGCTCTAAAAGTTCTTCGAGCTGTTGGTAGAACAAGGTGGGTGGCGATGCGAACCCTAAAGGCTGCTATATCCCATCCAATTGGTTCACCTCAGCTGGTGGATTACTGCCTCAAGACCCTTGCTGCAAGAACAGTTGATGGATTGACAGTTGCAGTGAGATGCAACGATGAGACAAACACACTAGAGTACAG GCTTACAGATGAAACTGTCTTGCTGCCCAATGTATCCATGCCAACCCGAGACCATCTTCGCCGTGACATAAAGTTTTTGCATGACGTTCTCCTCCACCCACATACAATGAATCCTTACAAGCCGGAAAAGGACTATGAGCATGCCAAGAGATCTGCCATGATCCTTTTGGATTGCAAGCAACTCACCAAGCATTATGACCTGGAACAGGAGTTCTTGCCTCAAAATCCATCCATGTTGCACATTTGGTGCCATGTAGAGCTGTTAGACCAGGTTGGTGATCTGCCTTCCATCCCACAGGAGCTCCTAACACTTCCGCAAACAGCAACTGTTGCTGATCTGAAGTTGGAGGCAACAAAGACATTCCGTGACATCTATCTGATGTTACAGACTTTTGTAGCCAACCAGCTTCTTGATTGTGGAACAGCAAGCGAGTCAACTCAACTCAAACTCTTATTTGGAGCAAATGGTAACGTTCGTGTCCAAGGCAAGTGTATTGGTGGTGAACGCAGGGTTGGAATTTATCGGATGGAGAGAGGCGTGGACAAATGGACAGTCAGTTGCTCTTGTGGAGCCACAGATGATGATGGTGAGAGGATGCTGTCTTGTGACTCTTGCCATGTGTGGCAGCACACTAGGTGTGCTGGTATTAGTGATTTTCATCAGGTGCCAAAGCGATATGTATGTAAATCATGTAAATTTCTCAACAAGCCTAAGAGGCCTAGGCCAGTTTATAGTAATGGCCCTAACAAAAGATGCAAGACTGGCACAGGTGCCTTTAGCCTTGTAGGTGGCGGATTTTTGAAGCCTCACATCTTTTGA